A single Oncorhynchus nerka isolate Pitt River linkage group LG10, Oner_Uvic_2.0, whole genome shotgun sequence DNA region contains:
- the LOC115135529 gene encoding matrin-3-like encodes MEDSEGHSSAHQGSGDGAMSTMNLYATLGLSPEDVDALAQIPENEISVETLPYLIMKLKASRAKQEEQGQASPKGDSCQEDTDDGDLSKQDSPPAVRRRSNSHIDTDYRRDTDYSRPGRRPQRTEARRGSRHNRPPIEKPSDSQQKIPFSYQVDDFHGVVPKVYPHTCSLCLCMLNSNKTWKEHLNGLRHADGCLELSHLYPDWNKHDTRKEMSNSIPSRDAISPPRRTPRPAMPYKRQHSSDRVGGEVWSAPERHHLKPKAGTKVVVTKFPLGSVGVEDLMTLAKPFGTVVKHLVFPCKGFLEFDSHKEAVNMVNHFSVNQAFVKEIKLNLYLSPMVCSIHPPRLDEPPEKRQTKQVTNTVVCFSHLPPGKERESEILDLAKMFGDVRHSTFSSDQALIEMVDWKDADIMVKYYHSNPLKISGKSVKVILSSSMKRLRDSPDSTTSRRADSSKGRSSRHKSEETSKTSYATNTEKPSTGKQPAEKVLEQGEGQQSTSEEVKEVVKQDIEEVVKEKDVDLENKDLDEEIIQVEAKQSLLDDEVGAGVDTKDPASSKSASMVADSKDKGEPEISEPLADDTLEDCDIKAADDPALCDADVSMENKMEQESFQEDDNMDDMDFPENMDDFVTLDELDDSTGGDTPLESKDASWDGKVVHISPIRKGYGNMAVALLKLAERANVNVVNHAISFLTQEAWLELDTTEEVREMVKFYKGKGQLLRKHVNVSMCFSQKKLESPSGRSIYICMLPLQKYSDVSLLRLAQPFGKITGYNLNWPHGKCYIQLESVEAAQKMVKYFQRPHKFYGTLLRVSLCKKGDSLIYWKPPVKYELWLASQKDRRSRDHHGDEKTNGQSTKSPYPEDVQSPVSDSERVCGDPKGEEVSGVEAIPEGEEKKQEEPLGPYQPDNPVGLDYLVPRTGFFCKLCNVFYTNEKTAKSVHCSSEEHYLNLKRKMDKETDLG; translated from the exons ATGGAGGACAGTGAGGGTCACAGCTCTGCACACCAAGGATCAGGTGATGGCGCGATGAGCACTATGAACTTATATGCCACTCTGGGGCTCTCTCCAGAAGACGTGGATGCTCTGGCCCAGATTCCAGAGAATGAGATCAGTGTAGAGACGTTGCCTTATCTGATAATGAAACTGAAGGCCAGTCGAGCCAAGCAAGAGGAGCAGGGACAGGCCTCCCCAAAGGGAGACAGCTGTCAGGAGGATACAGATGATGGAGACCTTAGCAAACAGGACAGTCCCCCTGCAGTCCGTCGTCGGTCAAACAGCCATATTGACACTGACTATAGGAGAGACACTGATTACAGTCGACCGGGGCGGCGACCACAGCGGACTGAAGCAAGGAGAGGTTCCCGCCACAATAGGCCCCCAATTGAAAAACCATCCGACAGCCAGCAAAAGATTCCTTTCTCCTATCAAGTGGATGATTTTCATGGAGTTGTGCCCAAGGTTTACCCACACACATGCTCTCTATGCTTATGCATGTTGAATTCTAATAAG ACATGGAAGGAACATCTCAATGGATTACGCCATGCGGATGGCTGTCTAGAACTCTCGCATCT ATATCCAGATTGGAATAAACATGATACCCGGAAGGAAAT GTCCAACTCCATCCCAAGTAGAGATGCTATTTCACCGCCCAGGAGAACTCCACGTCCTGCTATGCCTTACAAGAGACAACATAGCTCAGACCGCGTAGGAG GTGAAGTATGGTCTGCACCAGAAAGACACCATTTGAAGCCCAAG GCTGGCACAAAGGTGGTGGTCACAAAATTTCCCCTTGGCTCTGTCGGTGTTGAAGACTTGATGACTTTGGCCAAGCCATTCGGCACGGTTGTAAAACATCTGGTGTTCCCCTGCAAG GGCTTCCTGGAGTTTGATTCTCACAAAGAGGCGGTCAATATGGTGAATCACTTCAGTGTAAACCAAGCTTTCGTGAAGGAAATTAAGTTGAATCTGTACTTGTCACCTATGGTGTGCAGTATTCAT CCGCCAAGGTTGGATGAACCACCAGAAAAACGGCAGACCAAACAAGTTACCAATACAGTGGTTTGTTTTTCCCACCTACCTCCTGGGAAGGAAAGAGAATCTGAGATTCTTGATCTCGCCAAGATGTTTGGGGATGTGCGGCATTCAACATTTTCAAGTGACCAG GCCCTGATTGAGATGGTAGATTGGAAGGATGCTGACATTATGGTGAAGTACTACCACTCCAACCCCCTAAAGATCAGTGGAAAGAGTGTCAAAGTAATCTTGTCATCGTCAATGAAGCGCCTGAG AGATAGTCCTGACTCCACCACATCCAGAAGAGCAGATTCTAGTAAAGGCCGCAGCAGCAGACACAAGAGCGAGGAGACTAGCAAGACCTCATACGCCACAAACACAGAGAAACCCAGTACAGGCAAACAACCTGCTGAGAAAGTGTTGGAACAAGGAGAAGGTCAACAAAGCACCTCAGAGGAGGTCAAGGAAGTGGTCAAGCAGGACATCGAGGAGGTGGTCAAGGAGAAGGACGTTGATTTGGAAAACAAAGATCTGGACGAAGAGATTATCCAGGTGGAAGCTAAACAAAGCTTGTTAGATGACGAGGTTGGTGCTGGTGTTGATACTAAAGACCCTGCTTCTTCCAAAAGTGCCTCTATGGTGGCTGATTCTAAAGATAAGGGGGAACCCGAAATCTCAGAACCTTTGGCAGACGATACCTTGGAGGATTGTGACATCAAGGCTGCCGATGATCCAGCTCTGTGTGATGCTGACGTCTCAATGGAGAACAAGATGGAACAGGAGAGCTTTCAAGAAGAT gacaatatgGATGACATGGATTTCCCTGAGAATATGGATGACTTCGTTACATTGGATGAACTTGACGACAGTACTGGAGGAGACACACCGCTGG AGTCAAAGGATGCTTCATGG GATGGAAAAGTTGTCCATATTAGCCCAATTAGAAAGGGCTATGGAAACATGGCGGTGGCCCTATTGAAACTGGCAGAGCGAGCAAACGTGAATGTTGTCAACCATGCCATATCCTTCCTCACACAGGAG GCATGGTTAGAGCTTGATACTACCGAGGAAGTACGTGAAATGGTGAAATTCTACAAAGGAAAAGGACAGTTGTTGAGGAAACATGTCAATGTTAGCATGTGCTTTTCACAGAAAAAGTTGGAG AGTCCTAGTGGGAGATCCATCTACATTTGTATGCTTCCACTCCAGAAGTACTCTGACGTCTCTCTTTTACGACTTGCCCAGCCTTTTGGGAAAATCACTGGCTATAATTTGAACTGGCCTCATGGAAAG TGTTATATCCAATTGGAGAGCGTGGAAGCCGCTCAGAAAATGGTAAAGTACTTCCAACGTCCACACAAGTTCTACGGCACCCTGTTAAGGGTCAGTTTGTGCAAAAAGGGAGACTCACTAATATACTG GAAGCCTCCAGTCAAATATGAGCTGTGGTTGGCCAGTCAGAAAGACAGAAGATCAAGAGATCATCATGGAGATGAAAAGACTAATGGCCAGTCAACCAAAAGCCCCTATCCAGAG GATGTCCAGAGCCCTGTGTCTGACAGTGAGAGGGTCTGTGGGGACCCTAAAGGTGAAGAAGTCAGTGGTGTGGAAGCTAtcccagagggagaggagaaaaagcAGGAGGAACCTCTGGGTCCTTATCAACCTGACAACCCTGTTG GGTTAGATTATCTGGTGCCAAGGACTGGATTCTTCTGCAAGCTGTGCAACGTCTTCTACACCAATGAGAAAACAGCCAAATCAGTCCACTGTAGCAGCGAGGAACATTATCTGAACCTTAAG AGAAAGATGGATAAAGAAACAGACCTCGGCTGA